DNA from Kryptolebias marmoratus isolate JLee-2015 linkage group LG15, ASM164957v2, whole genome shotgun sequence:
CCCATGCCCAAACTGAGCTAAGGGGGGGAGGCTGTGACGGTGTGACAGGAGGTTGCCTCTGGTTGGCAGCCATTGTGTGGGGCAGCATTGTATTTTAGCTACCCCTACTGAGCACTGCTCATTCAGGTACCAAAGAGGTCTAGGTGCTTAGCTACGGGGGCTAGAGCATCGGCTAATTAGGATCATACACAGGGAAACGTCTTTATCTCAGCCTTCCTCTTTCAGCTTGGGAAGAAAGATGAAGGGGGATGCTTGGTCTTAAACAACAGGATCTGTATCACCTAGAGAGCAATTTGTGCCAATTATGCCTTCAAGTGAAACGGAGCAATTTAACAGCTAGGGTATCAACATGGGGCAGTGGACACGTGCAAGGGGGAGTAGCCTGCATTGGAGTTTGTGTGTTGCGTGTGTAATGTGCTGAGTGCGTGTACATGTATTTGTGTCGATAACTGGGCGGGCCTTGGGGCACAATGGTGCTGTGCAGGTGTAGTTTCCAGCTGTCAAAATGTCTGTAATATCTGTAACCCATTCACACGTTTCAACAGGACTACTATGTCACTTTCACTCACTGCTGAACAACACAAGgcgatttttaaaaaaaatctctatatTCCACCCATTAAATATCATTACGttctctgtaatagaatatccAGTTTTCTCTACGTCACATGCTGCACTCTTGGAAAAACTTCAAACCGAACACCCGcaacatttaatgtgtttgcACAGGCGTTCTGTTTAACAGTCTCTGTTTGCTGATATAAAGAATGACGGATCCTCTAAAGCCTCCTCCAACATCCTCTGTGCTCCAGATTGCTGTATTTACCCAGCGCATGTGAGTGTGCCTTCGTGTGCCCTTGTGTGTTCAGCAGCACTCTCTGAGTAAAGAGCCTCCATGACCTCTGAACCTTAAGTACACTTGACGTAGGAGAAATCAAACAGATGCTGTGCAAACAAGACCCTTATTTGAATAGACAACCTTTCTGAGAATCTGAACAACTTAGCCAATGGCAAGAAACCTGGAACAGAAGATGAACCCGGCAgatttttaacagatttgtcTGGCAATTgatttaggatttaaaataaacttccaAGTAGCATTTCATGACGTGAATATTTCTTATAAACTTATTTGAATAAGTGATTAAATGTATcctaatttaacttttaaaatggtaaattaaCTAATATGTGATTTCTTAGACAATAttcatattattttatgttctAAATTGAATCAATGAATCTCATGacctaaaaatatataatcaatAGTATGGGGTTTGTTTTCTAGAGGTAATAAAAACCTTCTGTTGAAGCAGAAACAATTGCTGGATTAGACTGATGATTGACAGAACACTGATTTTTGGTATctaattttataatttaacaGGTTTAGTCAATTTCAAGCAAGAATAATATTAGCTCGTTTGGGATTCTAAAATTTAAGAATTAATGATTCACTtctattttgtaattttttttaaaagtctaacAGGACTCAATCCTCTCAGCTTCCACATGCTGTTTACTCGGATTAGATATATAGATGTGCTCTTTAAGTAATAACACAGGTCTGTCTTTCTGTACATGTTGGTTTACTTATATTCAGTAAACACTGCCATGTTTACTTACATGTGCTCTGTCAATGAAGTTATACAAGGTTTTGTGGATGTCATGCTTGTGTGCCTGTGTTCCCAGGATTTTATCTCGATGGTTTTTGTGCATTCTGTGGATAATGTCTTGTTGCTCTACCTGTGTGTGGTCGATGGCTGAGCGAGATGCTCTGGAAGGTAGAAGCGGTGGAACTTTGCTGCCTGACGAATTTCTGGCTCCATTGTCTTTGAGACGTCATAGTAGTGACCGAATCGGGAAGAGGACGCCAGGGCGCTCTGAAAGGATCAATAAGTCAaatttatagaaataaataggaacaataaatgaatgaaaaagtaGATGTTAATATTATCACACAATATTGCTtgctttcaaagtttttaaacaactgGTTTGAATTTAACAGAttaagtgaaaaataaaaccgttTATTAAAAGAtaccttttttgtctttttaatgtgtTAAATGTGTGTACTTTCCAATACTATGGTAATGCAATTGCATTGTTTATGGGTCATTCCTCAACTTTCCTACAGCGGAGAAGTTAAATAACCACTACGACCAGGCTCTTAATCATTTCTTCACATAAATGTCCACTTCTGGTTGTGAATGCGAACGTGTCAGGGAAGCAGGGGAAGGCGgatgttttcctgcagctgaaagagaaagttttagcttttctttctcGATGAAACCAGGGATTCCATTGTTGGAGGGGCCCTTAATCTACTCCTAATCTGGATTAGGGCCCCTGGTGTGTCCCCCTCCCAGCAGAATGAAGGGGTCAGTGGGGCAGGGGGGATCAGGGGCTCATCTTCTCTTTGTGAGCTAGGCAACCCGCTTAGCGTTCCATCCCCGCCCTGACGGCCTCACCTTTGATCTGATGTCTTCATCAGCAGAACGACACAGTGGGCCATGCCAGGAGAGGTGTGTGTAAGGGGAAAGTAAGCAGTGACTCTTGGGGTGAATTTGGGATGCAAATCCTCTGGTGGGGCTTACTTGTGGTTTGTAAAGACGATTTTACAGGGGAAGGGGGAGAGGTGAGGAAAGGACACAAATATAAAGAAGTTTccagggagagagaaagagggagaggatCCCCAGGGACACACTGTGTGCTGTTAAACCACATAGCGATATGGATTATAGACCGACGGGGGTAGACTGCAGAGAAGTAGAAGGGGAAGGTCCCCTCTCCTCAAAGCGGAAGAAAGAGTGTAGAGCTGCCGACCCTAGCAGGGGGAAAGGCAAGGATTTAGGGGAAGACAGAGGCGCAGGTCTGGGTCATAGGGTTGAGCGAGCAGACATGTCAATGCACAGTATTCTTGTTTCCCAGGCTAAGCAGGGGTgcaagcgtgtgtgtgtgtgtatgtgtatatgtgAGTTGGGGACCAGTGAAAAGCCCACCTATTGCCAGCTAAGTGTGAGTAATCTGGTGCAGCTCTTAAAAGAGAGGCTGAGGCCTCATTCACTGCAGAAAGGAGTTTAGAGGCTGATGGGTTTAGCGGTCGAGACAATTGTCAAACCACTAAGACCAGAGATCCAGTACTGTGCATTCTCATACTAACATTAAAAGAGACACATGCTGAACTTATAATCAAAGGACATCATCACAAATTTGACTTCATTCTACtacaacaaatggaaaaaatggaaaatgtaaaagtaacaCTCAGTAtggattttatgtaattttttttggatTACCTGTACTTTAGGAAGATTTTGATAGCGCCAGGCAATGTTCATGGCATCCAAATTGTCCGGGGGTTCACAAGGCAACCGGGGCTGTTCCACCGGTTTGTGAATAGCAACATCATCCAAGATAGGAGCTGGAAGCtcctgaacaagaaaaaaaaataaagacatgacTGTAAATTGTAAACtgtataaatattatttagTAAAAGAGCCAAAGGAAGACAGTTTAGTTTTCTGCACAGTGATTTGtttagtaaacaaacaaaaataaaactttcaagtgtaataataaaaagttgcTTATATTAACTATGgtgaaagaattaaaaaataaaatttgttgaaaattatAACAACAATGTCATCAATACACGTAAAGTATTTAATGTGTACAAGAGTACATGTACAACAACTTGGGAAAGAATAAGGATAAAGACCTTTAGAGTTAGGTGcactgaataaaagaaaaaaaaacccactttgatttaattgttcctgtttaattaaaaaacacatgagATGTGAtttaagctgtatttttttgtctctgacaaaccttttttttattaaacttcttTCTTATCTATCCTGTCAATAACTCCTAATTTTATATGTGCACTTCATCTCTGCTGAAAGGTACAAAGTTATTTTGAAagttatatttaataaaaatctctATGCAGCAGCAGATATAATTTTATTCTAAGAAAGACAGACAAATTACAAACTGCTAAAGGAGCTTCAGGAATGCTGTGAAAATTTATTTGTTGAGCTAATGCAATCAAAaatactacttttagctaacttcaCTTCTAAttctacatttttatgttaCTGTGATACAGAaagtgcaattttatttttgcaaatactAAAGATCCAATATATCCCTACTGGGAATTCCCCTCTCTTAATAAGTCTTTGAAATGCAAAGAAAGGGTGAAGCTATGAACCCTCCAACTATCAATCAGTGGGAGAGAAGCAGCTCCCTCACCCTGCTCCTCTTTGCTGGGTGGCAGGCAGCTTCTGGAGCTGTGGTCCTCTTCAGTCATTGATATGCCGAGAAACATTTCAACAATGCCCCAATCATGCCGCCCTCGACCCCTCAGATACCCCCTTTGACCCTAAGACCTGTGAGGAAAGCTGGTGTCTAAACTGTACAGTGAAACCTGATTATATTGtgacaaaatcaaaagaaaacttttaaagcagTGTTCTACATCTTTTTGTGACTAAATGACGCACAAAAGTCTTTCAAAAGTTACTTTCTGACAGAATGAGAGTTGACAGTGCTAAAGAAGGTGAACTGAGGCCATCTTGGCATCTTGGTGATTGGCTTGTCAAGTCTTGTAGTTAGCACACCACTCAAACTTTGTAGCACAACTGATTCCTATCAAAATAGATGGTACCTCTTCTCATACCTGGATAATGTCATCTGGGTTATCCTGAGCCGCTGCCACAAAAAGTTCATGTTGACACACAACTCCTTCTGCCAGAAAGTACTTCAAGATCATGCGAGAGTAGCTATCGTATCGGTCCTCCTctaaagagagacaaaaagaacaacaatcaACATTTTTGCACGAGTAACTTCAGTGCCTAACTGTTAACAATGAGTGCAACATCTaagataaacatttatttgttattgaCTTCTCTTTCATTAATTCAGACACCTCAGCACACATTTGGCAGTTCATGGCCACATCAGAGACGCTGACTATAATTGATGTAAGGGCCACATTCTACCTACCTTTCGTAGGCAACACGTGAAGTAGCAATCAACATGGCACATGAACATAGGTGTTTCTATCAGATGTGACTATCAGCGTGAAAAGATGACATCTTTCAGCCCTCTTGTCCATGTATTAACAATATCCCTGTCCAGTTTCACCTATCATATCACCAACCAGCAGCAGAGGTGGAGACACCTGCCCGAAGCATTTACCTGGGTCTTTCCACAAAACAGAAAGGTACCTCAGTGGTCTGGACAAGTGGAGGCAGAAGGTGGATGTAATAGTAGTGGTACTAAAAATGATTCCTGACATTTAGCTCACTTGAATCTCTGTacttttgtttgccttttttaaggATGCCATTCACAACAAgtctacttttaaaaaagtaagttATATCTAGAAGTTAAATTTCAGTTTACCTTGATTTGACAGAACAGCTCGGGCATTAAACAGATAATTCTATAAAGCAAAGATAATTTCTTCTAGATAGCCTTTCTTTCTGTACATAACAGCCATCCGACTATTCACAATCCATACCccaatacaacaaaataaaagaaaagaaaaaaaaaagaaaaaaatactatcATCATGATTAAACCCAGCTGAGCAGGGCACATAACTCTGCCCAGCATGCCACTTCTGCTTCCTGTCACTGTCACACTTTTGTAAAGATTTCATAGGCTTTTCTTCACAATGACAAACAGTGGGCACATGGACAAAGGCAGCAGTGACAGTTGAGGTAATGAGCATACAGCTGACAGCTTGGGAATGACATCCTGACGTGTCATCCTCGAACATCCGGAGAatttccccccctccctcccacgTTACCAGTCCACGTCCTCACCTACGGACTTCGGATGGCCCAGGAAATTCCACGGCTCTTCAATTTGTTGTCGGTGGGGCTCCCTGTTCTCTTATTGATGGGTTTCTAGGTCAGCAGGCCTTTGTGGCTTTCAGCAGGCCCCACAAAGACTCCCAGATGGGCCCTCTCAAGATGGGGCCTATTGTGGTTGTGTTTCTATGGGAGCTTTACAAATGGAACCTCCAGGAGTCATTAGGCTGTTGAGGCAGGGGGTCTGAGGAAGGGGTGGAAGGTGGTGGGCTGTAGGAGCAACAGGGAGTGGGGGACGGTCAGATCTTTGAGGTAGATCAGTCACTCTGGACAGTCAGAATATTGTCCCCCCCCTTTTTTGACTATGGCTTAATTTGccttaaaacaagcaaaagttCTGAATCATATCTGTTAAAGCTGCAGGGCAAAGAGGGAAATGATGTAGGTCAGAATGTCCACTTGTATGTCTTTGGTGTACAATGTATTATTTCTAATTTGCAGTTTAGTTGCATCTGGATGCAGCATGTAAGACAgaaatttaataacaaaataatgctGGAAACACTGATACATTCAATTTAGATTTAATCATCTCAGGCTGTTTTtcagcaaaagtaaaaaggtcCAATTCAAATTTTCTACATAAAGACTgcagttttaaactgtttattttaatgacagGCAATTTACTTGTCCTTATTGAAATTCTAAAAATCATTCAATGGAGTAGGAAATTACATTCAAAAGTCAAATGTAAggtaaattgttttattttcttattgtattcttgttattcatttttcttGGTTCAAAATATTAACTAAGCAAACTGGCTTTGAAAGTACTCCATGACACATTTGATCTGTGAGTAACTTTAGGATTgtctctttaaaagaaaataaataaataaaacaaacaagtactTTGCATGCTTTCTGGAACAACTAAGCATTCTTTCATTCTTGTACAGCACATGAAACATTTAGAATAATTTAATacatttgaattaaaaagaCATTATAACCTCAAGGAATGAAGCCATATATGGTCACTATAATACAAGCTGGGCAGCTTTGTTCTTCCTCTTGCAAAACAACAAGAGATGAGAGATCTTCAGACAGCAGCCATACTGGACTGATCCCCCTCTGGATGACAAATCAGAATGGACAGCCCAAGACACTTCAAAGGCAGACAATGACCAGTCTgataattttatgtctgtgTCTCACAAAACAGGCCATCACGGCTAAAGGGGCAGACTGTAGGAGACGACcgcctgaaacaaacacaaacaaacacacactccaaacTCCCCCTCCGCCCCGTCACCGCTATTCCACTCACCCACCcacacaacaaaacagacacacattGTGCACACACACCGCTCTTTCAGAGACAAATACAAGAGAGAGTGCACACACACGCATTTCACCTTTACTGTGTCTCTCATTACCAGATGAAACCAACCGTACATTGATTCACAAAATGGAAGGGAAGAACGCATTAGTGTGTAATCACTGACTCCTGCATCGATTGGGGGGATGAATTAAAGGGCAAAGCAATATCATCAGTTGGTATAGGCCTTGGCTACACACAAATTACAGCTTCAAGGGGAAACATGACTACCGTAACCTTACTGTCCACCAGTGCATATAGCCTAGCCTACaatgaatgataataataataataatacagtaGAAGACATTTAGGCCCCTAGAAAACCCACTTACTTTTTATGTTATTCAGAAAACTTCTATAACACATCTGCAGATGAGCATATTAATTAAGGATCACACTAAAAGTGTGAACACCTGGGATTCTAACTAGAGACCTTCGGGTCATTAGTCTATTTGTCAGTCTGCTAGAGAGTAACAGATTAACCACACAAAGCCTGAGAACACATAAAAAGTAGTTGCAGGTTCCTGAAAAGTAGCCAATTTCAGTTTTAGAAAAGGAGATGTTCTGTAATGTTTGCAATGTCATCTCTGAAAGAACAATAATTCTTAAAACATAATTACTGAGAGTGGGGCAAAAGGTTTCTAAAAGAAGAAGACTAATATATCAGAAAAGAGAAGCAACCAGTTAAATTAAGAAATATGTGAAAGTATTTCTGATGTTATGTATTAAAATTGGGTTTGACTGCTTTAATTTGAAGATACTGACATTCAAACTGAAGTACtggacaaacaaaataaacaaaaaaatacaactgaatCAACTAAATTCTTAACACTGAACACAGCTAATTTATAATGCTTTGCAATGAATCAACCTCATTCAGAGACAGGAAAACATGGACATCACAGATCATTGGGTCTCCTTTTGTGCAGATACCTTAAGGAATCAtctgttttattatctgtttcatcatcacatatatatatatacatatatatatatatatacatatatatatatatatatatattgcttaCTTATAAGAACTGCTTTGTACTTACTGCTTTGTTCATTTTGctcaataaaaaagcatttctaaCAAAGCTGACGGTTTCAGCCTTAATGAAGAGTTCCAGCTTGTTATGAGGTCGGCACATTTTCTATAAATGTGAGTAATTTGGTTGGTGCTtacattaaacatttaacacttaaaTTACACTAGATCCTGAAAATGTCAGGTTTATTTGTGAGAGATAACATCTTTCTAATAAACACTTTTTGCACAACAAGTTATTTATCTCAAAGGCTACCAAACTAAAGACAAATTATAGTTACTGAGTGACCATATGGCAAACTTCATGAGTAATATCTATAATGGTATCttaaatgtttatattctgacgtcattgttttaaatgtgtttagaGCTTTGAAGGTGAGTGTTAGGGTACCTGTCTGATTGTTAGATGAGcctttaaaatgacaatttatcTGAAAAGCCATACGAGGCTCTTTTCCAAAATGGAAAAGGAAACATTCATCTTTATCTAAACAAGTTTTAAAGACAAGAGTCTTTAAAGATTAAGTctacaaagcaaaaagaaatagGAAATATATCAAGTATAGGAAATGACCAATGAATTGTTgatgtgaaaatgtgaaatgatCAGCTCACCAATGAGAAGCACCGTTCCAACTGCTAACCCACCACCTGTTAGtgaaaaacatcagcagcaTTAGTTATATAATACCTAAATTTTATCTCCATTTTAATAGAATTAAAAAtatctacttttttattttgaaagatcCATATATAGCTGTCATTCAAGTTTTTTCTATCTTTCAccacatgaaaataaacattttcagatttcttcCACGTGTATGAACTCTGGAAACTGAGCAGATGTTTTTTGAGAAGtgacatttatgtatttttgtttatggAAAATAAGCCAGTTATTCATAAACAGTAAATTTAGAATCAGTTAATTCTGCTTGATTGAATTAGGTTGAGTTTActcagtaaaaataaagcacatacatatataaatgccacatacagtacattaaaaatatttggattACACATGAAAGTGAACACACTTATTTCCATTGTGGTCCAATAATGCTGTCAATCTAAAAGTTAAAGATTctaaattaaatgataaacCTTTCCTGTGGATCAAGGATATTTCAGTGTGCAGTCAGGTATACAGAAACGTTATTTTCACAACACTACAGTCAACAGTGACAAATCCCACTAAATTTacagtggaaaaacacacttttgAGAAACTTACTACAGtaacaataagaaaaacatattGGCTTCTTATAAACCTGGACGGTATTGACTGAATAACTCTGTTAGCCTGTGTAGCATCTTTAACTACACGACACTGACCGAGCAGATAGTCGAGCGACGTAACACCGGTCGACACCAAGAGCTGTCCATTTTGAACCGAAGGTCTGGTACCGGGTATGGAGATTAATTTGctccttgttttcttctgaaagcTCGTAGTATTGAACGGTAAacgttcagctgaggttttacTCACACTGCTCAAGGGAGCTGCCATATTGCTAGTAACATGGCGACGCCTTCAATGTTTGGATGCATGCTGTCCAATCAGAGAAGCGTTTGTTGAGGCTCGACCAATGAGGATAGCGAATGTTATGACGTCACATTAGGCTACAAGGAAGCATAAGTTGTTTTGATAGGTGCATGGTCAGAGTTTTGGATTATACTGTTCGGTAAGTAAAGAAAGCTCcgctattttttgttttaaaattttttgagTTATGTGCTACATTTCTATATGCATCTACGTTCACATCAATTAATCCAGAGCTCGTGTGTTTCACTGTTCAAGAACAAGCCATCTCGTGTGGCAGTTTGTACGAAAGCGACCTTGTTTAGTCGGTGTTTTCAAATTCAGGACATTCCTGCACATATTTCTGCATTTGTAATATTTCCTCCGTGTAAATTAATGTCACTGCATTAATAAAACCGTTCTGCAAAgcataaatgaaataaagcaaaaagtgCTCCAGTTTCAGTAAGctaataaagaaattaaaaatgattttgtgtacTGTTTACAATAAATGAAAGTGTGCCTGGCACATTTTCAGGACTTTGACACACAGAGGGGTGTTCCACACTAGTtccttaacatttttttattttgtcatctaggcgaatttttataaaaaatcaaaaatctatttgtcctatataatataatatattataatatgtctgtctgtcttgtgtaatataatattttaattaggttaaaaatgtaataatatcGGGGCATCAGAACATGAACAGTCTTTAGGATtgttgaaacagaaacaaatcaatccacacagaaagaaagcTCCCACATAAAGATTTAATTTCTTCCATGATGTCTTAGGCACACTGCTCTTCCCTAGACTCCCTTTTCTACTTAACCTCCATCTTTGAATTCCTTCAATTCACCCAAGCATGCAAAAAATGACACTGGTCCACAAGTACACAGTCACAAATATGCCAATGAAAATACTcaaaatcactttagaaacaaaattacatagTTTGACATACATTTTTAGATTGTAATAAAATTCAATCCAGCGTAGTAAGACAACATGTAGAAGTAAATGATCCTTTAATAATTTGAACCATATGAAATTATCATCAGTTTCAGGAAGAAAGAGATTAGATTATCCTCTCTATGAAGATGTTTATAGGTTTCAGTTCCAAAACATCTTAAATCAGAAATGTTCTGAG
Protein-coding regions in this window:
- the elp4 gene encoding elongator complex protein 4, encoding MAAPLSSVSKTSAERLPFNTTSFQKKTRSKLISIPGTRPSVQNGQLLVSTGVTSLDYLLGGGLAVGTVLLIEEDRYDSYSRMILKYFLAEGVVCQHELFVAAAQDNPDDIIQELPAPILDDVAIHKPVEQPRLPCEPPDNLDAMNIAWRYQNLPKVQSALASSSRFGHYYDVSKTMEPEIRQAAKFHRFYLPEHLAQPSTTHSPMLESYSALLKSLQEVIHKEGFDLAAPMSKSRNILRVGLHSLGSTLWGDDLSCHDNPKHRHALTTFLYGLRALMRSSLSVAVVTVPSHLIQDRALMGSITRLCDNAIALESFKGSERETNPLYKDYHGLLHVHQVPHLNCLASQLPDHKDLAFKLKRKQFSIERLHLPPDLSETVSRVSRGELAGATSACGSGTSGTKHLDF